GCTTGGGGTGTAGTGGATGATATGGCTCGTTAGTCTTGATGCCACTAAAATTAGACCCCGTAAGGTTCTGCACTGCTGTCGTGTCTGACAATTCTTCGTCCTCATCCCATCCCCGTCGCACCTATCAGTTTCTTTGGGTCGATCGCGCCCTAACATTACTGGCAGTAATCAACTTGGGGATTGTGTTATTCGACGCTACCTATCTACCACTTCGTCCACTCTACCTGCGAGGACGGGCTGCTCTAGAACAACTTGCCCACTCCGATCGAGAACGCTATCTTCAGCAAGTGGATGCTCTCAAAGCGGTGTTAGCCAGTCAAGAACTATCCTCACCGGAGGTTGATCGCCACCTGCAAACCCTGCAACGCCTTAGCCAGCAACTACGCCAGTCGGCACCCGTAGAAAGCTCGCCCGCAAGCACAATCGTCGAGATCGACCAACGGCTAGCGACGCGCACAGGGGTGATCGATGGTGCCATGGCAGCTCAGGTATTTTGGAGTCGAGACTATCTAGAAACCCGTGGTTGGCAACAGGAACTGGACTATTTTGACAACTTTGTTCGTTTTTTGTTGGTCTCTGATGAGCCAAACCTGCCCTATGACTTAATCAAAGGCATTGAACCCCATCGGCAAACCCAGACCTATGAGCGCACTGTAGATGATTTGACTGTTCAGTTACAGCTACACGGCTGGAACTCTGATCGCATTGACCCGCTTTTGGCTGATTTGCGCCGTTTCAGCACCCAACTCATTGATGATGATCCCTTTCAACGGGCAGGCAAGTCGGGATCACTAGAGCATATCAAGCTAACCATCAAGCGCCATATTTATACGGTTAATGACAGCGACCTCAAGCGGGTGCTACCTGGTCTAGGGTTATTGAGTACTGTAGGGTTATTGGATCTAGTCGCACCTGAAATTCTCTGGGCTGACAAGTCTGCTAAGCAGGCATTTAATATCTTTTGGAGCCGCGATCGCTTAGAAACTGTGGGCTGGCAGCCAGAGTTAGCCTTTTTCAATCAGGCTATACGACCTGCACTGCGAGTCAACTATTTCCGTCACCTAGGAACTAACGATCGTCCAATCGATCGCTTTTGGTTAGTAGATTTACCCTGGGTAGTGCTGTTTCTAGGGGAATTCTTAGTGCGTGTGTGGTGGTTGAGTCGTCCCCGATCGCAGACAGGCCTTACTTGGTCAACAGCCATGCTGCACCGTTGGTATGATGTGCTATTACTTTTGCCTTTTTGGCGCTGGTTGCGCGTTATTCCGGCTGTTATTCGGTTAGAGCAAGTGCAAATGCTAAATCTAGCGCCCCTACGGGCCTGGCTCAAGTTTAGTATCCTCGCTAATTTCACCGAAGAGATGTCCCAAGCAGTAGTGGCACGGGTATTGGGACAACTGCAAACTACCGTTCAACAGGGGGCTATTCGCCAAGCATTGCTATCGCCCCGCCAGCCTAAACGCGCCTATGTAGATGCTAACAACACCAATGAGGTAAAAGCGATTGTCGATCGTCTATGGCAACTGATGACATGCCAAGTACTACCCCAAATTCGCCCAGAATTAGACACCCTCCTCCGTTACCGCATCAACAAAACCCTCCAAAAAACCCGCTGGTATGCCCTTAGTCAGAGACTTCCCGGAATGAAGCGACTGTCTACTCAGATAGAAGGCAGTGTAGCAGCTAGACTTTCTGAACTGCTCTCTGAGGGCCTTATGCAGGCTTACTTAGCCAACAAAGACCTACCCCCTGATCCCGTGCTGGAGGAACTTACTCAACGAGTGATCGATCGCTTCACAACTGCCCTACAGACTGAGTTGAACCAATCTAGCGCCCTACGGGAAATTGAATTCCTTCTGGCTGAACTGTTAGAAGAGTTGAAGCTGACATATTTGAATAGAGTGCCTGCCGATAACACAATCCAGATGAGGCTCTCTGCCCAGACGATGGGCAAGCTGAATATCGATCATTCCTCTTCAAATTTGTGAGGATGTTCGTAAAGACTACTAAAGACTACTGTAGATAGTGCTAGACAACCTGCGGGAAAAGTTAATGACTGCATTGGCAGGCGCTCTACCCTGTGCAATTTCTGTGGGCTAAAATCGCAAATCTAAAATCCAAATCTAAAATCCAAAACAGTCCAAAACAGTATCACTAAACCTTGACTTGATAAACCATTGTTACCTAAAACTGACTGCCCATTCTGACTCAAACCACCTCAGAACTTTCCATAAAACGAGTGCCAAATTAATTGAACAAGTATAATTAGCGATAATTGTCAAGTATCGCCCCGTTCACTCAATTAACAAGGGAGACAAACTGTATGGACAACAATGGTCGTGGGCAAGTGCTTCATCCTAGTCGAATTGATATTCCAGCAACCGTGCGCTCTGAACTAGTGACAATTCTAAATCACACCTTAGCCCATACCCTAGATCTAAAAACCCAAGTCAAGCAAGCTCATTGGAATGTTAAAGGCATGGAGTTTTACACCCTTCATGAGTTGTTTGACGAGATGGCCACCGAGTTGGAAGAGTTTGTAGACTCCTTTGCAGAACGAGTAACTGCCTTGGGCGGCACTGCTATGGGCACGGCTCGGATGGTAGCCGCTGTCTCTACCCTGCCTGATTATCCCGTTGACCTGTTGGATGGAGTTGACCATGTTACGGCCTTGGCTGATCGCTACGCTACCCTGGCGAAGCTGGTGCGCGATGGCATTGCTAAAACTGACGAATTAGGGGATGCAGATAGCGCAGACCTATACACAGAAGTCTCCCGTGACCTTGACAAGCGTCTGTGGTTCCTTGATGCTCACTTGCAAACACCCTCACTGGTCTTGGAGGTAGCCTCTCCAAAGTCAACAGCCTCAATCACAACAGCCCCAGTTACTAGTACAGAGTCAGCAGTGCATTCAACCTCTACGGCAAAATCATCTGCAAAGGCCCCCACCAAAACAACTACTGCTAGCGCCGCAACTACTAACAAGACCAGTAAATCTGGAAGTGCCGCAAAAAGTGTTGGCACAACCAAGTCAGCCACAACCTCTAAGTCAGCATCCACAAAGTCCTCTACTTCATCTACTAATACGTCCTCTGCTAAATCAGCATCTACTTCAAAACCTCCGTCAACTACAGTGGCTAACAGCGCAACAGCAACTAATGGCATTGCGCCCAAAGCCAAGAGTGCAGCACCAAAGTTAGGAAGCCGAGCCAAGGGTGGCCAGAGTAAAAAATCGTAGTAGTTACAGTAACCCAAACTATAGGAGGCTGAGCCAGCTAGTAACCTATGGGTCTCTCTGCAGCCCAATTTTGCAACAAAGTGTTTACTTGGTCTGGAGCTTCATCCTGGGGGCAATGTCCAACCCCTTTAAGGGCAATAAAGTGCTGCACAGCAGAAAACTCTGCTAGCGCTCTACCTTTGGCGATCGGTTCCCACGGATCAGCAGCCCCCCAAATCATCAGCACAGGGCAACTCAACTGTGGTAGCAGTTCCTCTGGCAAAGGGCCATGGGAATAGGCTGTGAATGCCAAAAACACATCGGCTGCTCCTGGTGTGCGAGCAGGCGCTAGAATTAGGTTCACCAGTTCACTGGTAACAGCATCCTGATTACAATAAGCCTGACACAGCAAGCGTCGCACAACTCTGGGCTGGGCAATTTGTGAAAAGAATAGGCGACCGATCGGGCGATAGCTCAATAAGCGTTGCATCAGGGGCGCTGCTAGGCGTTCATGCCAAGAAATTTCCTGACGTTTGCGCTCGTGCAACAATCGCAACGAACAGTTCAGCAGTGCCATCCGGGTAACTAGTTCTGGAGCCATCACTGCTGCTTGCATGGCAACAATACAGCCGATGGAATTTCCTGCTAGCATGACCTGATCGCCCACTACCTCTCGACAAAACTCGACCACTTGCTCACCCCAAGTCTCGAACGTGTAATCGATTTTGGTTCCAGGGTTAGGCTTGTCAGAGTAGCCAAAGCCAATCAAATCAAGCGCATAGACACGATGGTTCACTGCTAAGACAGGCAAATTTTTGCGCCAGTGATCACTAGATGCTCCAAAGCCATGAATCAAGACGATCGCGATTCCATGGTCTCCTGCACACTGGTAACGAATCGTATGGCCGCGCCAAGTCCAGAATTGAGACTGGGGCTGGAGAGAACTCTCTAAAACTGGAGCCATGTCGTCGTCTTAGAAACCACTACCCTAAGAATCATAAATTAACCCTTTAATATTTGCCATAGCAGAGAACAATATGGATGGAGGCCGGTCAACTTTAGAATCTGCTACTAATGCAAATCCAGTAAAGTGGACTGATACAAAGCCAATAAAGGTAGTACCCATAAACTACTTTCCCCTTTCTAAGGTCTGTAAATGTATCTCTAGAAGGTATCTCTAAAATATGTGGGGCATGTATAGAGGTTTTTTCAGATTCATTAAAAATTTGGTTGATCTTTAGCTACAATAGTTAATCGCTCTGAAAATTGTTTAGTAGACTCACTCCCTTGAGGGCTGAGCTGCTACATCTTGTCACATCGTGATCGGCTAGCGACGATCAACGTCATTCCTACGGGATATATCAGAGTAGAGATATTTTGATATTGAGGTAACAGCGCTATGCTAGCAAAGCACGATGTAGACCTAAGCTAGTTGGCTAGTAATCAATCAGCGTTAGAGAGGTTGGAAAGGAATGGTTTCCGAGAAAAAAGATACAGCATCAGTAACCGAGGTGAAACCTGGCTTTAATCTTGCAACCTTTTTCAAGGAAACAAAAGAAGAGTTGGGTAAAATCACATGGCCTAGCCGTCAACAGCTTGTAAGTGAATCACTTTCGGTTGTGTTTATGGTTACCCTGTCAGCCGCTCTTGTGTACTTAGCTGATCAACTCTTCGACTGGATAGCTCTCCAGATATTCTGATTCGTGCTTCTTTGGTTAATTCTATCGTCACCCAATCGTCAAAGCATTTATGACCATGGTAGCTACCTCAGATGACCAATACAACTTGGATACCCATGATGACAACATTGATGTCTCAAAGTTGGCGCATTGGTATATTGTTCAAGTTGCGTCTGGTTGTGAAAAGAAGGTTAAGGCCAATCTGGAGCAACGCATCCAAACCTTAGATGTAGCCGATCGTATTCTTCAGATTGAGATTCCTCAAACACCGACGGTCAAACTTAAGAAAGACGGTAGCCGTCAAAGCATTGACGAAAAAGTCTTTCCGGGCTACGTGCTGATTCGGATGTTGATGGACGACGAAACATGGCTGATTGTCAAAAACACACCCAATGTGATTAACTTCGTGGGTGCTGAGCAAAAGCGCCGTTACGGTCGTGGTCGTGGCCACGTTAAGCCCATGCCCCTGAGCCAGGCAGAAGTGGAGCGGATCTTCAAGCAAGCTCAAGAACAAAAACCAGTGGTGAAAGTGGATATGGCCCCTGGAGATAAGGTATTGGTGCTTAACGGCCCCTTTAAAGACTTCGAGGGCGAGGTTATTGAGGTTAGTCCAGAGCGGAACAAGCTGAAAGCATTGCTGTCTATCTTTGGACGCGATACTCCGGTGGAATTGGAATTCAACCAGATTCAAAAACAAAGTTAACTAAGACCTCTAGTAGCAACATGGCAAAGAAAGTAGTAGCGATTATCAAGCTGGCAATTACTGCTGGTAAAGCAAACCCGGCTCCTCCGATCGGCCCAGCATTGGGTCAACACGGAGTCAACATCATGATGTTCTGCAAGGAATACAATGCGAGAACGGCTGACCAAGCGGGTCTGGTGGTTCCAGTCGAAATCTCAGTATATGAAGACCGGAGCTTTACATTTGTTCTAAAGACGCCACCTACCTCAGTCCTGATTTGCAAAGCCCTAGGTATTGAACGGGGATCAGCTCAGCCTAATAAGAAAAAAGTTGGCACCCTGACCCGTGAACAGCTAAGAACCATAGCCCAAACCAAGCTGCCAGACTTAAATGCCAATGACATCGAAGCGGCTATGCGGATCGTAGAGGGAACAGCTCGCAATATGGGTGTGTTAATTGCTGATTAGCGTTTGCTAGTGAGTAAATGCTTACTCGCTATTAGGTCAATTGTTGATATGTAGAGATGCAGTTAGAAGGGGAAGGGGTATGGTAAAGCGAATCTCGCGACGCTTGCGGGCGTTGCAGGAAAAGGTTGAAAAACGTCCATATACACCAGTTGAAGCACTGACCTTGCTGAAGGAAACAGCAACAGCAAAGTTTCCGGAGTCAGCCGAAGCTCACATCCGATTGGGGATCGATCCTAAGTATGCTGACCAGCAACTCCGGACAACTGTGGCTTTGCCTAAAGGTACTGGACAAGAAGTGCGTGTTGCTGTAATTGCTAGGGGTGAAAAAGTAACAGAGGCTACTAAAGCAGGAGCAGATGTTGCTGGCTCAGAGGAATTAATTGACGAAATTCAGAAGGGGCGGATGGATTTCGACAAATTGATTGCTACTCCAGATATGATGCCCCAAGTTGCAAAGCTAGGTAAGCTATTGGGGCCTCGTGGCCTAATGCCGTCTCCCAAGGGTGGAACAGTCACATTCGATCTAGGAAGTGCGATCGCTGAGTTTAAAGCTGGTAAACTAGAGTTTCGGGCCGATCGCACAGGCATTGTCCATGTGCTGTTTGGTAAAGTGTCCTTCTCCGTTGACGACTTGCTAGTAAACCTCAAAGCTCTGCAAGAGACGATTGATCGCAATCGACCTTCTGGGGCCAAGGGACGCTACTGGCGCTCAGTCTTTGTTGCATCCACAATGGGGCCATCCATCGAAGTTGACATTAGTGCCTTGCGAGAATTGAAACTGACGGAAGCCGCATGAAACAACCACGATAGAGATTTCTCTCTGTCATTTCACTAAAACTGAATTAACCCTGTCCATAACCGAAGACAGCAGGTGCCATCAGCTTAATATCCTGCCGAGGTTTGCAGCATACTGGGTTTACTTCCCTTTGTTCTGGCAGTTACAGCCAGTTCACTGCATTACCCCGGCGATCGTTCGTCCGGGTTTTTTTATGCGCGCACCGTTAACAATTTCCCAAGGCACGACTTATACCTACCAATCAAAAATCTCAAGGAGGTGATATAAACAATGGGCAAAACCCTAGAAGCCAAGCGAGAAATTGTCGAAGAGCTAAAGCAAGACCTGAGTGAGTCTCAGCTAACGCTGATCATCGACTACAAGGGGCTAACAGTGGCAGAAATTACTGACCTGCGGCGGAAACTTCGTCCTGCAGGGGCCAAATGTACCGTGGCCAAAAATACCCTTATGCGTGTTGCTGTTGACGGTGATACGACCTGGCAACCAATAACCAACTTTTTGGCTAACTCATCGGCATTTATCTTTATCAAAGATGATATTGCTGCCGCTATCAAAGCCTATCAAGACTTCCAAAAAGCATCTAAAAAGACCGAATTGCGCGGTGGGGTCATGGAAGGTATTGCTCTCAACGAGCAGGATTTGAAGACCATCCTTGATTTGCCACCGAAGGAAGTGCTCATAGCTCGCATTGCTGGTGCTATCAAAGCAATGCCTACCAGGCTAGCTGTGGCAGTTAATGCTGTTCCCACCAAACTGGCTGTGGGCATCAAAGAAGTGCCTAACAAGTTGGTACGTGCTATCAAGGCTGTTTCGGAGAAAGATTCCACATCCAATGCTGCCTAAGGTTGAACACTGCCTTGGGCTGAGTAGCCAACATCACCAACATCGACGGTGTCGGAGGTTGGTCGTTGGTCACTGAATCATCAAGACCTGTCCAAATGTTGTTATTGAGAGGAATACGGATCAATGTCTGCAAAAACTGATGAAATTTTAGAACAACTCAAGTCGTTAAGCCTGCTAGAAGCTGCTGAACTAGTAAAGCAAATTGAGGAAGCGTTTGGTGTTGATGCGTCTGCCCCGGCTGGTGGTGGCATGATGATGGCAATGCCTGCAATGATGGCTGGGGCGGCTGCGGCAGCTCCCGCGGAGGAAGTCGAAGAGCAAACTGAATTTGCTGCTATTCTAGAGGAAGTCCCTGCTGATAAGAAGATTGCTGTTCTCAAGATTGTGCGGGAGATCACTGGCCTGGGCTTGAAGGAGGCCAAAGAACTCGTGGAATCAACACCGAAGCCTATCAAAGAAGGTGTGCCTAAGGCTGATGCTGAAGACATCAAGAAGAAGGTTGAAGAGGCTGGTGGTAAGGTGTCTATTAAGTAACAGCATTGATGTAGTGCATGAAGCCATAGTATCTGAGGTAGATTGTTCGTTTCTTAGCGTAATTGTCTAGGAG
This DNA window, taken from Cyanobacteriota bacterium, encodes the following:
- a CDS encoding alpha/beta fold hydrolase, producing MAPVLESSLQPQSQFWTWRGHTIRYQCAGDHGIAIVLIHGFGASSDHWRKNLPVLAVNHRVYALDLIGFGYSDKPNPGTKIDYTFETWGEQVVEFCREVVGDQVMLAGNSIGCIVAMQAAVMAPELVTRMALLNCSLRLLHERKRQEISWHERLAAPLMQRLLSYRPIGRLFFSQIAQPRVVRRLLCQAYCNQDAVTSELVNLILAPARTPGAADVFLAFTAYSHGPLPEELLPQLSCPVLMIWGAADPWEPIAKGRALAEFSAVQHFIALKGVGHCPQDEAPDQVNTLLQNWAAERPIGY
- the secE gene encoding preprotein translocase subunit SecE, which produces MVSEKKDTASVTEVKPGFNLATFFKETKEELGKITWPSRQQLVSESLSVVFMVTLSAALVYLADQLFDWIALQIF
- the nusG gene encoding transcription termination/antitermination protein NusG, encoding MVATSDDQYNLDTHDDNIDVSKLAHWYIVQVASGCEKKVKANLEQRIQTLDVADRILQIEIPQTPTVKLKKDGSRQSIDEKVFPGYVLIRMLMDDETWLIVKNTPNVINFVGAEQKRRYGRGRGHVKPMPLSQAEVERIFKQAQEQKPVVKVDMAPGDKVLVLNGPFKDFEGEVIEVSPERNKLKALLSIFGRDTPVELEFNQIQKQS
- the rplK gene encoding 50S ribosomal protein L11; amino-acid sequence: MAKKVVAIIKLAITAGKANPAPPIGPALGQHGVNIMMFCKEYNARTADQAGLVVPVEISVYEDRSFTFVLKTPPTSVLICKALGIERGSAQPNKKKVGTLTREQLRTIAQTKLPDLNANDIEAAMRIVEGTARNMGVLIAD
- the rplA gene encoding 50S ribosomal protein L1, with amino-acid sequence MVKRISRRLRALQEKVEKRPYTPVEALTLLKETATAKFPESAEAHIRLGIDPKYADQQLRTTVALPKGTGQEVRVAVIARGEKVTEATKAGADVAGSEELIDEIQKGRMDFDKLIATPDMMPQVAKLGKLLGPRGLMPSPKGGTVTFDLGSAIAEFKAGKLEFRADRTGIVHVLFGKVSFSVDDLLVNLKALQETIDRNRPSGAKGRYWRSVFVASTMGPSIEVDISALRELKLTEAA
- the rplJ gene encoding 50S ribosomal protein L10, with amino-acid sequence MGKTLEAKREIVEELKQDLSESQLTLIIDYKGLTVAEITDLRRKLRPAGAKCTVAKNTLMRVAVDGDTTWQPITNFLANSSAFIFIKDDIAAAIKAYQDFQKASKKTELRGGVMEGIALNEQDLKTILDLPPKEVLIARIAGAIKAMPTRLAVAVNAVPTKLAVGIKEVPNKLVRAIKAVSEKDSTSNAA
- the rplL gene encoding 50S ribosomal protein L7/L12; translated protein: MSAKTDEILEQLKSLSLLEAAELVKQIEEAFGVDASAPAGGGMMMAMPAMMAGAAAAAPAEEVEEQTEFAAILEEVPADKKIAVLKIVREITGLGLKEAKELVESTPKPIKEGVPKADAEDIKKKVEEAGGKVSIK